Part of the Vallitalea okinawensis genome, CTAGAAGATTGTGCTATTGCAGTTATTCTAGCATTATCAATTGTTACTGGTATACCTGAGAATAGAAGCGGTCTCACAACGACAAAATACTGGCAGCAACCAGGATATTTTACACAATCACAAAAGTTAAAGTTAAATGCTATTTTCTCAACAGAAGTATCAGTTGATCCACCAGTATCTCTTCTCTCAAATACCCAATTCCCAAGTAGCACAGGTGCTTCATTATCGCATACCCTGAATAATTCAAAACGAAATTGGTTTTCAATACCAGAACCACCTGAGAAAAAAGAAATTATACTAGAAAAATCAATTAGAACTTTAGGTTTTATTAAATGAGATAGGTCAATTGTAACATGGGCTATTTGTGCCTGCGGGTCATTCTGAAGCAAAAACTCTATACCACTGCCCTGCCCACATGCTAATATGATACCTTTTGATTTATTTGTACTACAGGTTTCATAGTCTTCATGTCTGTCCTTATTTATCATGCATTAAAGCCTCCTTTTTATCATTGATTGACTTACCTTTGCAAAGATTATGCCTAATCATTATTTAACTAATTTCTTGAAGATTGAGCTAAGGCTGTTATTTGACCATTAAAGACAATTGCACTGGCACCGGATATTTCAATGGGAGTAACAGTTATAAAATAGTCACAACATCTCTGAGAAGTCATGCAATCACAAGTTATAAAACCAAAAGTATCCTCTGTACTTGCATTGACTGCTAGGTCGCCATTAATCTTTTCATACACCTGTAAGTTACATGATATAGGGCTGCCTTCTCCGCATCCCTTAAACAGTTCATACTTCAAACGAATTGTTGCGTCAGGTTCTCCTTCAAATCTTACTGAACTTGAAAATTTTATCAGTACATTTGGTTTCTTTAAAGAGGTAGTATCAATTGTTACACGGGCTATTTGAAAAGGAGTGTCATCAGATGAAGCAAAGATTCTCCTTCCAGTCCCCCTGCCACACTCCAGTAGTATGCTTTTTGCTGTTTGGTGCTGTGGTTTACATTCAGAGAATTCTCTATCTGTTTTACAGCATTCATTGTCATTATTACCATTAAAATATGTCACTTTTATTCCTCCCTTTTAAGTTTTCGTTCTATATGACTCATGTATATTCTAAAAAATTATACCTAATAATTTCAGCACTTTGACAACATGGACAATCCATTTACACTATATTATATGTCCTATATTGAATCAGTGATAACTTTAAGGAAGTCATTTATGCAAAAAAAATATGCCAAGTATATAATGCAAAAAAATAATGAGGTGTTAATGACTATATACCTCATTGTTTGACTATTGACTTTCTATTTAATACACCATTATACTTCTTGACCTAATGCTGCTATCCCACCATTACCGACCGTTACTGTAGCGGCTTCGATTATAACCGGTGTGACTGTCACATAATACTCATAATAGCCTGAACAAGTTACGTAATCACAAAACGTAAAATTTATTGCTTTTGTAGATTTCTCAATATTTCTTGATCTGAATGTCGTCACAGGCCATGTCCCCACCGTTATTGGTCTTCCATTATCACTTACTCTATATAAATCATATCGTAATTGAACAGTCCTAGATCCATCAAGTATTCTATTAATACTTATGGTACTTGAAAACTCAATATTTACCATAGGCTTGATTAAGCATGAGGCATCTAAGGTCACATGCGCTAATTGAAAGTGAGGATCTTCTGATGAAGTAAACGTTCTAATTCCTGTCCCTTGACCACATGCGAGTAATATTTTTTTAGGTTTTGGACTCTTCGTATTGGTGCGGCTATCATTGCAACTATCATCTAGGCTTTTGTAATTAACTTTTTCAACAGAATCTCCAGATGATTGGTTAAGAGCAACTATCCTAGCATCGTCAACCGTTAAGTCATCAAAAACATTTCCAATAGTTATGTCAATAGGCTCAACCGTTATAAAATAGTCGTAAAAATCTGAAGGCGCACTATGCTCACAGTAAATAAAATCAAAGCTCTCAGTAAATTCTACAGCATCGCCAACTCCTGTTCTTTCAAATACCCAGGTTCCACATGATATAGGTTCTCCATTCCTACAACTTCTCAATAATTCAAATTGAAGTAGGAGATTATTTACTGAAAAGCCCGTTTTAATATTAATCGAAAAATTTATTATAGATTTAGGCTTATATAAGCAGGTAGTATCTGTGCTAATATGAGCTACTTCAACTGGTGGTTGAGGTTCATTCTCTCTAAAAACTACACTTCCGTTTCCTTGCCCGCATACAAGTAAAATTTCCTTAAGATCTTGATGTGG contains:
- a CDS encoding DUF4489 domain-containing protein translates to MINKDRHEDYETCSTNKSKGIILACGQGSGIEFLLQNDPQAQIAHVTIDLSHLIKPKVLIDFSSIISFFSGGSGIENQFRFELFRVCDNEAPVLLGNWVFERRDTGGSTDTSVEKIAFNFNFCDCVKYPGCCQYFVVVRPLLFSGIPVTIDNARITAIAQSSSD
- a CDS encoding DUF4489 domain-containing protein, coding for MTYFNGNNDNECCKTDREFSECKPQHQTAKSILLECGRGTGRRIFASSDDTPFQIARVTIDTTSLKKPNVLIKFSSSVRFEGEPDATIRLKYELFKGCGEGSPISCNLQVYEKINGDLAVNASTEDTFGFITCDCMTSQRCCDYFITVTPIEISGASAIVFNGQITALAQSSRN
- a CDS encoding DUF4489 domain-containing protein, which encodes MAKKRHKHSKNRSNPKVCEHPRPSKIILECGEGAGSRTFTSNSDTSFQLVHVTLDTTCLKRPEVLIRFSSQVRVERLDAVATVQLLYELFRLDDDQEPISLGTWLFEKVNFESGAIENQQESFSFTFCECMNYPRYCDYFVAVTPVEIINATATVSNGRIAALSQNLSDSNKENYKLVDKKIDDKSKHPHQDLKEILLVCGQGNGSVVFRENEPQPPVEVAHISTDTTCLYKPKSIINFSINIKTGFSVNNLLLQFELLRSCRNGEPISCGTWVFERTGVGDAVEFTESFDFIYCEHSAPSDFYDYFITVEPIDITIGNVFDDLTVDDARIVALNQSSGDSVEKVNYKSLDDSCNDSRTNTKSPKPKKILLACGQGTGIRTFTSSEDPHFQLAHVTLDASCLIKPMVNIEFSSTISINRILDGSRTVQLRYDLYRVSDNGRPITVGTWPVTTFRSRNIEKSTKAINFTFCDYVTCSGYYEYYVTVTPVIIEAATVTVGNGGIAALGQEV